The following proteins come from a genomic window of Nicotiana tomentosiformis chromosome 12, ASM39032v3, whole genome shotgun sequence:
- the LOC138903129 gene encoding uncharacterized protein — MGHSPSLPSFSEEALKEARELKTPNIGAGSGAGDPFRDCFTGVDDGSDIGDASLLLEEAQLLVGFESILASMRPSSGRSKQKIEKISLLREEVDQIRVECNRWKETLDRLAAEKETILTKLLSVDVQLRSAKQKGSVQAKKIEELETRLAEAKEEVESSKVLADKSIAVYRVEAEAAQMEARKVAKTADTRAHWVAELAKCRSRRETVEEIHARGFNLTEDVTKAKELKAEAEALASDDDDDDGSKSGSEDGEELNQEA, encoded by the exons atgggtcattcgccttctcttccatctttttctgaggaggcgttgaaggaagctcgagagttAAAGACTCCCAATATCGGCGCAGGCTCTGGTGCTGGGGATCCTTTtagggattgttttactggagtTGACGATGGTTCCGATAttggtgatgcttctcttttattagaggaggctca gcTATTAGTAGGTTTTGAGTCGATCTTAGCTAGTATGAGGCCGAGCTCCGGAAGGTCTAag caaaagatcgaaaagatcagtttacttcgagaagaagtcgatcaaatccgagttgaatgcaatcggtggaaggagaccctcgaccgcctggcagcggaaaaagaaaccatcttaacaaaattattatcggtCGACGTTCAACTTCGAAGTGCCAAGCAAAAGGGGTCAgttcaagctaagaagatcgaggagcttgaaacacgacttgctgaggctaaggaggaggttgagtcatcgaaagtcttggcagataagtccattgctgtatatCGGGTTGAagctgaggctgctcagatggaggcccggAAAGTGGCAAAGACTGCCgatactcgagctcattgggttgccgaacttgccaagtgtaggtctcggagggagaccgttgaggagatacacgctcgaggtttcaacCTTACCGAAGATGTAACAAAGGCAAAAGAGCTCaaagcggaagctgaagccttggcttctgatgatgatgatgatgatggtagcaaaagcggatCCGAGGATGGGGAGGAGCTCAACCAGGAAGCTTAA